In Asterias rubens chromosome 17, eAstRub1.3, whole genome shotgun sequence, the genomic window ttcaaatatctttgcttgtggagtgggacacttgggggtgacctgagatGCGTATAGGCCTGTTCCTTCGGTATTTTTAAGGATATTATCTGGCTGTGGTGGGTGCCAAGTATTTGTTAGCTCAAACGAagatattttaattaaaacaagtgTCTGACTAGGTAGGTTTACGAGTTCCGAACAAAAGATTAGGAGACCGAAAAATGAAAAGAGAGTCCGACAGAAAATAAACCaggaaataaattatttaaatggTGAGGGTCGAAAATTCAACATGTTATTTTCATCCGAAAAGCGTAAATTGTTACTGAAACATAAAGATAtgtttaacatttgttttggacatttaaaacacatacaatactttgccttttttcaaaaaaattaaataaataaaaaattaaaggagGACTTTATTTTACAACAGGGGGACGAATATCAATTTGAAATGGCTGAGAAAACATTAATCGTTTAAAACTTTGTACTGCTGTTAACCACACTAACGGACTTACGCACCCATACACTgtaaaaacagtgtttagagTTATAAACACATTATTGTACCCACTTTTTAAATcatgtttaaattataaacatgTTTATCATTTTGACACCTGCTTAGATGGTTTGTAGGATTCAAAGACACACAAGAATAACATGGTAAAGGTCAAACATGTGAACAAAGTGGGTACAAAACTTGTGCTTAGAAATCTGTTGAAAAACctaaacactgtttttagaGTATAGTGTTGTTAATGCAAGGATGACATTGCGTCTATTACACAACGCgaacatttgcataataaacATTATTCTCCTAGGTGCAATTATGTTTGCAGTCAATTACGGCTGCTAATGGGTTGGGGtagattttgaaatgttttgcttCCAGTAGCCCAACCGCTgtgtatagtttttgttttattctgatACAGAAGCGTGCAAAGtattagacttgactcaagtacCAATCCCGTGGATCGTGTCAGAAAACTAATTCTAGCATTTTGCTGCATTTTGACGGCGAGGGCGCACTGCTGTATGGCTTGTTTGCTAGTTGGCACGATGAGCCTGGTGACCTCTCACACGATGGGACTTGATAAGTCTATATCCAagtataatgggtgcgttcgattagcttccccgggtcggcCCTGCGGTTCCCATTCGGGTGAGCTCCTGACaggagctaatcgaacgatccctcgccctctcgtggtgacgtcatgcacctcgggccagccccaagtgacccgtcccacaagcagggcacttggggctgacccaggtgagcccccgggggcagatcggggtcgacccggggaagctcgaacgcacccatagataaaTTCCCTATTTctttaaaactacgttactgcagagggggccgtttctctcaatgtgtcattagctctccattgctcgttaccaattacgtaagtttttatgcaaacaattatttacagtaattgtcaatagtgtccagtgcctttaagttcctAACAACTCAAAAAActgtcctaagtaaggactatctttgtgaattATACCCAGGGCccactttgctaagcagattagCAGGATAACAGTTACATATTGCAACATGTGACACGGAAGtttggtaaccttattgtggtctGCATAGTTTGTCGTGCTGAAGCATTGGCCCAGATGTCAAAGTCGTTGTAAAAACCTTCTTTGTCGACTTCGATTTGAAAGCGATTCAATACACAAATCCCACATTTTGATACTGTCCTCatgaaaatatatttgtttttacttacaTACTTGTGACTCTTCGCGTTCAAGTGGAACGCCTGACCGATTTTTGAACTTTTAATTTACAATTGGTTAtgatcaacattttcaaaataacaaaactaaccgcataatacatgtaggcctattctcttaatgtaaacgagtgaacatttcactctcttgtccgagtggcgtcagtttcactcttttagagtgAAATTCAATCTGAGTCACTTTAtcgagtgaaattggaacgaacttcactctagtCAATCTGAGTCACTTTAtcgagtgaaattggaacgaacttcactctagtCAATCTGAGTCACTTTAtcgagtgaaattggaacgaacttcactctagtCGAGTTGAAcgtacccgtctttcactctaaaaagagttgtccgccattTCTTTGCAAGAGTGAGTGGCGGGCAAACCGAatgatttttcactcttttacattgaTAGAGTAGGGCCTATATACATGGACTCATCCGGGGATGTATTTCACCTTGAAACTTGACTGCTGTTATAACAAAAGAACGGCAAACTTGTCCCCAAAACACGGAAGTAACCTCCCTTGCATGTACATTGGACTGTGGTATATTGACTCAATAAAAGAATTTCGGGCACATGCATGTGTTTTCAAATCGTCATAACCAGTAGAAAACAGTATTTGATTAGTTTGACATAAGGTTCACTAAGGTGACAATTGGGACCGCACTCGCCCCATGGTATGGTCTATACACTATTGACACAGTGTGGTTTTGTATCGCATGAACATGTCAGGACTATTACTGTTCACCGTTGGAATACTGTTAAAATGTGAGTTATTTTATTTAAGCGGGTATTTGAAATGCAGTTTTGTACATAATAAAATGAACTCCTTCTTTGggaattattttgtatttcttataATATCGTCGTTTTTTGTCTTCGACGGTTCCTAATATCGTTAGTAAGGGTTATTGTTATTGAGCAttattatacagtgctaaaacgcCATCCGAGTGGGTTCAACGCTcctcacccccacccccacccccaccccaccccctcagtgagcgttttgtttgtgtttttcatttcttttttcgATGTCCCAAAATCGGTTTCACTCTTTTCTCGTGACCCTGGATGATCGATCTCCAACTTGTACAAGTTTGTAAGTTGTATGCctttggtggattacataaagtgcttacactgccggcggctgttttgttagcaacacAAACATTCTGTAATGTCCACATTTAATTCCACAGTGTCAAGTGGTCAAGTGATGATAACAGTATCTCCAACTTTGAATGTAGACAGCGGAAGCTCAGCCACACTTTCCTGCAGTTACACCACAGATGCCAGCTATGGTTATCGATTATATTTCGTTTCTTGGTCAATGGGAGAAACACTTCGTGATGTTTATAAGATAGCTCAGTTCCAGGAAGAAGGTGATAGTCCAGTATATTACAACAACTACAGCCCACCAGATTACATAGCAGCAAGAGATGTAGCGAATGGGGTATCCACTTTAGTTATTGCATCTGTTGATTTTTACAATGACACGGGATTATTCTGGTGTCGACTTGTTCTGGCTGATGGGTACTCAGAAAGTGAACCGATTGAAGTGAACGTGATAggtaaaaaaattgtgattttaaccattttgtttataatttggtgtttttcttcttatattattctcgcaacttcgacgaccgattgagtcaaaattttcgcaggtttgttatttttgtgcatatgttgagatacactaagtgataagactggtcttttacaattaccaaaaggtgtcccgTCCCTTGCAGAAATAGGTTACGAGACCAGACTTCGTTTTAAAAATCATCTCTGTTCGTGCTCGGTTTGTAAAGTGTAAACATAAGTTTTGTGAATGGCTCGGTAACAGCTGACTGACCTTTGAACTATTTGATTGTGATCAACATAACACAACGCACCTTGCATGTGCATTGACTCGTCCGTCGGTACTTTAACCATGAAACTTGACTGACTATTGTACCTAAAGTTCGGCAAAATATGTTACCAGATGCGGAAATAAACCTGCTCATTGTATGAAAATACTGTGCTGCGAATTTTAAACAGATCCGAGTACAGTAGTTTCAATTCAAAGTATTAATCTAAGCAGGAAATGAACGTTCTATCGAGTAAGTTATCGTGTTCCAGCAATTGACATGTTCAACAAACTAATGACAAGCTGACAATATTGGGACCCCACTCGTCACATGAGTCTATACATTCAATACGGTTTTGCAGTACATGAAGATGTCAGGACTACTACTGCTCATCGTTGGAATACTGTTTAAAGGTAATTTACTTTTagtgaacattttaaatgcGGAAGAATTGGTATAACAAAAACGATCATTCCCTTTTCACGAGCAAAAGTAAATGTATCAGCTGTGTTTCGCACTACGTTTCTTTCAAATTGTAAAGAAAgtcattttcaagttgaacttgtCACTTTAGTTTGTAAGTTAATTGGAGATTCGTAAAATAATCAACACTTTCGTCAATAAAGTGACGTCAAAGAAATAGTTTAAAGTCAGTGTCTaaactctaaagtgtagattcgttccTACAATGTACTCGCTTTCGGGTCGAACTTTATCCACGAATGTAGTATTTCTCGTATATTATCTTTAACTTAACAGGCACCTCATCTAAAGTGTACATTCGTGGATAGAAAGTACTGCGTTCGGTCCGTACAttatccacgaatctacacttgtTGGTGTATTATTCTCTATAACATAATACCTCAatgtattttcttcttcttttctacAGAGTCATGTGGCCAAGGGACAGTGACAGTTTCTCCGGACGTGACCGCTGACAATGGCAGTCCAACAACACTTTCCTGCACATACACCGTGGACAATAATTACTTACTCTATAACCTAGAATGGAGAAGAGGGAAAAGTGTGCGGGGTAGTTTCAGAATTGCTGATTTTGTAAAAGATGTCGATCAGCCAATCTACTACGGTAACTTCAGCTCATCGGAGTACACAGCCTCTAGAGATAAAATTAATCGAATAGCCTCATTGGCTATTGCTTCTGTAAGATTCCAGGATGACTCTGAACTCTTCTGGTGCAGTGTTCAAGTGTATATTGCTTCAGGCCCATTGATAAATATCAGGGATTCAATTGAAGTGATTGTGACAGGTATGTTTTAAATAGGTAATTTGAGGGTAGTTTGAGTTTGGATGTGTTGGTTTTGTGAGTGTTGTATAGAGTTCTAGCATAATGCTGTCTTTTGTAAGATTGGGTGAGTaggcctattggtaattgttaatgTTTATTTCATACAACATAATTACACATTCGAACCGGGAACctttaacaaaagaggacaatagagtccacagtgagttggaaaacgtgtacaaaaccattaCGAGCTGTTTTGCAAAAACGTTTCTCGAGTATAAACAAAAGTGGGAAAATAACTCATTGTTCTGTACTGTGATGCTTGTCccaaattctttgaaaaattgataattttgttatttaatacgcGTAACATTAATTAACCATTCCTCAAACGAAGAGTTGACCTAAAATTAAAACATCCCCTTTTTATTGACTTTGCTGTTATTTTTGTCCGCATTCTCAGTTGTAATTACTGTTACATAGAAAAATGTAGAATAAAATGGATTTTTGTTCCCATAAAAAAAATCCTCTGGAATTGTTCGtcattgttcaaaataaaagtTTGAACTTGTTCGCTACTGGTTTCATTTCTTAGAAGTAACAAATGCCATGCAATGTTTATGCGGTTAAATTATGATCGTCTCCAAAGGGACTTGAaaattttgtaatattgtcaaagaccagtattctcacatggtgtatccaaTCATATGAGAGTATCCCGTTCAGATGCCTgcgaaaggcttcaggcctatgGGCTCAAtgacatggctctgcttatcgccgaattctgcgcttacgatcaccattctccgcttactacgtgcaagcgccgaatatCTGCGCTAGTTGTGTAAGCGTATAATTcctatatagggtgcgttcgtttagcttccctgggtcgaccccggtctaccccggtacgttcaaatatctttgacggggctcacccgggtcagcccccagtgccctgcttgtggagtgagacacttggggtgacctgaggtgcatgccgtcaccacgaaagggcgagtgtgatcgttcgattagctcttgtcggggctcacccgagtgagcactgcggggtcgacccagggaagcttatcgaacgcaccaaACGTGAAGTACAcaagcgcagaagccaaaattagCCGCTAAAAAGAGACTAAATGAAATACGCTAGACGCATAAAAGCACGGAATTCCATGCTTCAGTAAGCGCCGATTATTTGCTTACGTtcagcagggccatgaaattgggcccggatgAAGTCTTTCCTggattcaaataattatttgagtgagcaaACAAATTaccttatttctcaaaaaactacgttactagtttctcacaatgttttttttttctttcttactaTCAAAGACTCTCcgctgctcgttaccaaaagcaataagtttgtatgcttacttTAActaatgagtaattaccaaacgtgtccagtgcctttaatatatgTAGGCCTAGCGCCCCCTACCGGTGACTAATACAACAAATAAGGTTTTCAATCAAGAATACGAGTAAAGATGATTAGGCTCCCAAATTATCACACTTTATTATGTAATTACTTTCATATCacagatgttaagtttgcatcggggaaaatattattaattttgttttccaccCATATTatgcacacatcggtgtatagtatacaccgatatgtgtgttagcactgtttactcagtattttcccgagtcctgtaaacaaaaaataacaggcatattactcggtgggattcgaaccttcaACCCTTGGAATTCTAGAACAATGTCCTATTATACCACCGAGATAGCcccgtagctagaggcagttcaaataataacaatgaaatgttgacaacaattgtattttttattatgtagTTCCCCCAGGGAGCATCACAATATCTGATCATGAGACTGGAACCTATCCTGGTGGTGGTACATCATACCTTGTAGAAGGAGAGTCACGTCAGTACAGATGTGTGGTACCAGACATTAATCCAGGAGCTACCTTTACTTGGACTGTTGGAGGTCGGAGTCTTACAGCAGACAGCAACAATGACGTCATTGGTAGTAATGGATTAACAACCAGCACAAGTAACACCTCAATAACAGCTGAAGCAAGAAACGATGGAGAGATGTTACAATGCCAAGCATCAAACAAGAATGGACATGATGGAGTTTCTACCACTGTAGTGCTGGATGTCAAAGGTAATTATTAATcatataataacaatacttgGTTCTTACATAGCGCTTTATAGTCTAGTCTGTTCAGTTTCTGCTGTTTCATCCCACTtttaattgtcatttttttgtcATCATACACTTCttgttcagcgcttagaaacctagtattaagcgctatataaatacatgttattattattattattattattataattattaaaacgCCCAGTATTTttatcctgcaaggtatgtggagctacaatTTGAAGTATGAGTCTTGTTCCTATAAGCACCacgtaatggtttacaaggtgctgtagcgCAGTATGCTGCCGATCAAACGAGAAAACCCCGGGGCCAATTCCTACTCTTTCCAAGTGCATTGggatcttttacatgcgttacacagcacacgggaccaacggctttacgtcccatccgaaggacgaagcaatggctatGTATGTTGTTCTAGGACACAAGTgccgactgggactcaaacccacactctactgatcagaaacaccagagtttgaattcggtgctgtGTTATAGAGCCTTGttcgtcactgagtgacggttGTGCgcatataagaagccactatattGTACTGTACAAACTGAATTCCAACCTTCTTTCCTTTATCTTTTCTTTTGTAGTGCCCCCGAAGGCTTCATCGATGTCGCTT contains:
- the LOC117301367 gene encoding uncharacterized protein LOC117301367 — its product is MKMSGLLLLIVGILFKESCGQGTVTVSPDVTADNGSPTTLSCTYTVDNNYLLYNLEWRRGKSVRGSFRIADFVKDVDQPIYYGNFSSSEYTASRDKINRIASLAIASVRFQDDSELFWCSVQVYIASGPLINIRDSIEVIVTGMF